From the Daucus carota subsp. sativus chromosome 8, DH1 v3.0, whole genome shotgun sequence genome, one window contains:
- the LOC108198595 gene encoding protein CANDIDATE G-PROTEIN COUPLED RECEPTOR 7 — protein sequence MTLLLFMKFLNLIFEAEDKYHVKTTGNPRGWEALFFIFRTLRALLLFTVIVLIGTGWSFLKPFLQDNEKRLLMLGIPLQALVNIAYIMETEEGPSAKNFGFWFTIFVFVDIACCFVIMVPVTWSIRTLRDTSKMDGRAATNLKKLRLFRDFYIALVVYLYFTRYSAIFLSVYLNYKDQWWCSMVTETATLGFYTTMFYLFQPQERNQYFALAFDDEEEEAALSAIQSSEFSDY from the coding sequence ATGACCCTGCTCCTCTTCATGAAATTCCTAAACTTAATCTTCGAGGCCGAAGACAAATATCATGTAAAAACAACCGGAAATCCCCGAGGCTGGGAGGCCTTATTCTTCATTTTCCGAACCCTCAGAGCTCTCCTCCTCTTCACCGTCATAGTCCTCATCGGGACCGGCTGGTCCTTCTTAAAGCCCTTCTTACAAGACAACGAGAAGCGCCTCCTCATGCTCGGCATTCCACTTCAAGCTCTCGTAAACATCGCCTACATAATGGAAACCGAAGAAGGTCCCTCAGCCAAAAACTTCGGCTTCTGGTTCACGATCTTCGTGTTCGTCGACATCGCGTGTTGCTTCGTGATTATGGTCCCGGTGACTTGGTCGATCAGGACGCTTCGCGATACGTCGAAAATGGATGGAAGAGCAGCCACGAACCTGAAGAAGCTGAGGCTCTTTCGGGACTTCTACATCGCTCTGGTGGTTTATCTTTATTTCACGAGATATAGTGCGATTTTTTTGAGTGTGTATTTGAATTATAAGGATCAGTGGTGGTGCTCGATGGTGACGGAGACGGCGACGCTGGGGTTTTATACGACCATGTTTTATTTGTTTCAGCCGCAAGAGAGGAACCAGTATTTTGCATTGGCGtttgatgatgaggaagaagaGGCTGCGCTTAGTGCTATTCAAAGTTCGGAATTTTCGGATTATTGA
- the LOC108197578 gene encoding GDSL esterase/lipase At3g26430 yields MEILKHCAAKFITLVAVSLALLANATNATSSGCHFPAIYNFGDSNSDTGGLSAAFGQAGAPSGETYFHQPAGRYCDGRLVIDFIAKSVGLPYLSAYLDSVGSNFSHGANFATAGSTIRPQNTTLHQSGFSPISLNVQWYQYNDFHRRSQAFRSQGEVFKKILPAAETFSEGLYTFDIGQNDLTAGLFLNMSTNEVKAFVPDAIDQFNNIVKNIYSQGGRSFWIHNTGPVGCLPYVLERVMITAGEIDHVGCAGSINDVCQFYNTKLKEAAEQLRKDLPLAAITYVDVYSVKYDLISHASRYGFAHPLRACCGHGGKYNYNRNVGCGGKIKVNGTEVLIGKSCQNPSVVINWDGVHYTEAANRWIFDQIVDGSYSNPPNSLKMACRAS; encoded by the exons ATGGAGATTCTGAAGCATTGTGCTGCAAAGTTTATTACACTGGTAGCAGTGTCACTAGCACTACTTGCAAATGCAACAAATGCTACTAGCAGTGGCTGTCATTTCCCGGCCATATATAATTTCGGAGACTCGAACTCGGACACTGGTGGACTGTCAGCAGCCTTTGGTCAGGCTGGTGCACCTAGCGGCGAGACGTACTTTCATCAGCCTGCTGGTCGTTACTGCGATGGACGTCTAGTTATTGATTTTATCG CAAAGAGTGTAGGGCTACCGTATTTGAGTGCATACCTGGACTCAGTTGGCTCAAATTTCAGTCATGGAGCCAATTTCGCCACTGCTGGCTCAACGATTAGGCCTCAGAATACAACTCTACATCAATCTGGTTTCAGTCCTATCTCTCTGAATGTCCAGTGGTATCAGTACAATGATTTTCATCGTCGCTCTCAGGCTTTCCGCTCCCAAG GAGAGGTATTCAAGAAAATTTTACCAGCAGCAGAAACCTTCTCAGAAGGCTTATATACATTCGACATTGGACAAAACGATTTAACTGCTGGATTATTCCTCAACATGTCCACCAATGAAGTTAAAGCATTTGTCCCTGATGCAATAGATCAGTTTAATAACATCGTGAAA AACATCTACAGTCAAGGCGGGAGATCGTTCTGGATCCATAATACAGGACCGGTAGGGTGCTTACCTTATGTACTGGAACGCGTGATGATCACTGCTGGAGAGATAGACCATGTTGGATGTGCAGGCTCTATCAATGATGTCTGCCAATTTTACAACACGAAATTGAAAGAAGCTGCAGAACAGCTCCGAAAAGATCTTCCATTGGCTGCTATTACTTATGTTGATGTTTACTCTGTCAAGTATGATCTCATCAGTCATGCTAGCAGATATG GGTTTGCCCATCCACTACGAGCATGCTGTGGGCACGGAGGAAAGTACAACTACAACAGGAACGTCGGGTGTGGAGGAAAGATCAAGGTAAACGGGACAGAAGTGCTGATAGGAAAATCATGTCAGAATCCATCAGTGGTGATCAACTGGGACGGCGTTCACTACACAGAAGCAGCTAACAGATGGATCTTTGATCAAATTGTAGATGGTTCATATTCAAATCCACCAAATTCCTTGAAAATGGCCTGTCGCGCAAGCTAG
- the LOC108197479 gene encoding uncharacterized protein LOC108197479 has product MQFQKTIERIRHIGRSVLASKANENMRLTVTTLIGVLFGILIGVLFPIHSLSKLSLSSGLLTLSENIHIKNSSLPDQAKVQTNDTSEIWVPSNPRGAERLPPGFVVPQSDLYPRRLYGKPSEDLTVIPKYLVTFTVGYKQMPNIDAAIKKFSGNFTVLLFHYDNRTSDWDAYEWSKKAIHISVQKQTKWWFAKRFLHPDVVAAYDYIFVWDEDLGVEHFIAEEYIKLVKKHGLEISQPGLDPNRGFTWQMTRRRGDREVHKETEERPGWCPDPHLPPCAGFVEIMAPVFSREAWRCVWHMIQNDLVHGWGLDFAVRKCVEPAHEKIGVVDAQWIVHQGIPSLGGQGESNNGKPPWQGVRERCRSEWKIFQDRIDNAEKDYYKSLETSSST; this is encoded by the exons ATGCAGTTTCAGAAGACTATAGAGAGAATTAGACATATAGGTCGCAG TGTTTTGGCTAGCAAAGCAAATGAGAATATGAGGCTTACCGTAACAACTTTAATTGGAGTGTTGTTTGGCATCTTGATTGGAGTATTATTTCCTATTCACTCATTAAGTAAG CTGAGTCTTTCCTCGGGTCTTCTTACCCTCTCTGAAAATATTCATATCAAGAATTCCAGTCTTCCAGATCAAGCTAAAGTTCAAACAAATGACACATCTGAG ATATGGGTCCCATCAAATCCACGAGGTGCGGAAAGATTACCCCCCGGCTTTGTTGTGCCTCAGTCAGACTTGTATCCTCGCAGATTGTATGGTAAACCCAGTgag GACCTTACTGTCATACCGAAGTATCTTGTGACATTTACTGTTGGTTATAAGCAGATGCCTAATATTGATGCTGCTATTAAGAAG TTTTCAGGTAACTTTACCGTCCTTCTGTTTCATTACGATAATCGAACAAGTGATTGGGATGCATATGAGTGGTCAAAGAAGGCTATTCATATAAGTGTGCAGAAGCAGACAAAATG GTGGTTTGCAAAAAGATTCCTTCATCCTGATGTTGTTGCTGCCTACGATTACATATTTGTCTGGGATGAAGACCTTGGCGTAGAGCATTTTATAGCTGAAGA ATATATAAAACTTGTGAAGAAGCATGGATTAGAGATTTCACAGCCTGGCTTGGATCCCAACAGAGGGTTCACATGGCAAATGACAAGGAGAAGAGGCGATCGTGAAGTTCACAA AGAAACAGAGGAGAGACCAGGCTGGTGCCCAGACCCTCATTTACCACCTTGCGCGGG GTTTGTGGAAATCATGGCACCTGTTTTTTCTCGAGAAGCATGGCGTTGCGTTTGGCATATGATTCAG AATGACTTAGTTCATGGATGGGGTCTCGACTTTGCTGTTCGAAAATGTGTTGAG CCTGCTCATGAGAAAATAGGCGTTGTAGATGCCCAGTGGATTGTACATCAAGGTATTCCATCACTAGGGGGACAG GGTGAATCTAACAATGGAAAGCCACCATGGCAAGGG GTGAGGGAGAGGTGTCGATCAGAATGGAAAATTTTTCAAGATCGAATTGACAATGCAGAAAAAGATTATTACAAGTCACTGGAAACATCCAGCTCCACATGA